Proteins encoded in a region of the Cytobacillus pseudoceanisediminis genome:
- a CDS encoding excalibur calcium-binding domain-containing protein, whose product MSFSPAASAKTAKIKTYKNCTELNKDYKGGVARSAGIKNKGGKTKYKPYVSAKLYDANKSKDRDKDKIACER is encoded by the coding sequence TTGTCTTTTAGCCCGGCAGCTTCCGCAAAAACTGCCAAAATCAAAACATATAAAAACTGCACAGAGCTTAATAAAGACTATAAAGGAGGAGTAGCACGATCAGCCGGCATTAAGAATAAAGGCGGAAAAACCAAATATAAACCATATGTATCCGCTAAACTCTATGATGCGAACAAGTCAAAAGACAGGGACAAGGACAAAATTGCCTGTGAAAGATAA
- a CDS encoding helix-turn-helix domain-containing protein has product MEKNQRVKKSSRAFPKDLAKDICTQAQISKIEKGDVLPLASTLYFISQRLGVDINYFFEHGTTPRLDYVQEVNNQLRIARRNLDYPLIKGIVESEERNPLFTSNKRNFQILLWHKGIYKYHVDHQLEEALLFIDRAIDLTFEKVWSEREIEILNSKGIFLYEAGRYTEALSIYLQAMYHLEGILYLNDETVRSRLLYNTAKTYTDLKDFDRSTKLCNEAIESCLEKDQLFLLGHLHYHIGFNYELQEQLVLAKKYMEQALDIFRLQRDERYNDFILGKVAIFDRNIQ; this is encoded by the coding sequence TTGGAAAAAAATCAAAGAGTTAAGAAAAGCAGCAGGGCTTTCCCAAAAGACCTGGCAAAGGATATATGTACACAGGCGCAAATCAGCAAAATTGAAAAAGGCGATGTCCTTCCTTTGGCATCCACTTTATATTTCATTTCACAGAGGCTGGGTGTAGATATCAATTATTTCTTTGAGCACGGAACGACCCCTAGGCTTGATTATGTTCAGGAGGTTAATAACCAGCTTAGAATAGCCAGGCGCAACCTTGATTACCCCCTCATAAAAGGGATTGTGGAATCAGAAGAAAGGAATCCCCTCTTTACATCCAACAAGAGAAATTTCCAGATTCTTCTCTGGCATAAAGGGATTTACAAATACCATGTCGATCACCAGTTAGAAGAAGCACTTCTATTCATCGATAGAGCCATCGATTTGACATTCGAGAAAGTGTGGAGTGAAAGGGAAATCGAGATTCTCAATAGCAAAGGAATATTTTTATATGAAGCAGGGAGATACACAGAGGCCCTTTCTATCTATCTTCAAGCAATGTATCATTTAGAAGGAATCCTATATTTAAATGATGAAACCGTCCGAAGCAGGCTTCTTTATAATACGGCCAAAACCTATACAGACTTAAAGGATTTTGATCGCTCTACCAAGCTTTGCAATGAGGCTATTGAAAGCTGCTTAGAGAAGGATCAGCTATTTCTATTAGGGCATCTTCATTATCATATTGGATTTAATTATGAACTCCAAGAACAGCTTGTTTTGGCAAAAAAATATATGGAGCAGGCTCTTGATATCTTTCGCCTTCAAAGAGATGAACGATATAATGACTTTATACTTGGAAAAGTGGCAATTTTCGACAGAAATATTCAGTAG
- a CDS encoding tartrate dehydrogenase — protein MKHWNIALIPGDGIGPEVVAEGVKVLKKIEELDLGLSFSFTEFPWGCQYYLDKGKMMADDGIEQLKEFDAIYLGAVGYPGVPDHISLWDLLLKIRKEFDQYVNIRPIKLLHPELTPLKNKGEKEIDFLVIRENSEGEYAGAGDWLFKGKPEEVVLQTGVFSRKGTERIIRYAYEEARKQKKTLTSISKANALNYSMVFWDEVFDEVGKEYPDVKTYSYLVDAASLYFVLQPERFEIVVTSNLFGDILTDLGAAITGGLGLAAGANINPEREFPSMFEPIHGSAPDIAGKGLANPLAAIWSVSQMMDHFGEPAWGSAILKTMKDLLQHKSSLTPDLGGKASTDQLGNEFMELLSSYAPAKVKSPSSGVK, from the coding sequence ATGAAGCATTGGAATATTGCACTGATCCCTGGAGATGGAATAGGCCCGGAGGTGGTGGCAGAAGGAGTAAAAGTATTAAAAAAAATAGAGGAACTTGATCTCGGTTTATCCTTTTCTTTTACAGAGTTCCCATGGGGCTGCCAATATTATTTGGATAAAGGAAAGATGATGGCTGATGATGGAATCGAACAATTAAAGGAATTCGATGCCATCTATTTGGGGGCAGTAGGCTATCCTGGTGTGCCTGACCATATTTCACTGTGGGACCTGCTCCTGAAGATCCGGAAGGAATTTGATCAGTATGTAAACATTCGCCCAATTAAACTTCTGCATCCGGAGCTGACACCGCTAAAAAACAAAGGGGAAAAAGAGATCGACTTTTTGGTTATCAGGGAGAATAGTGAAGGTGAGTATGCTGGAGCAGGGGATTGGCTCTTCAAAGGAAAGCCTGAGGAGGTAGTCCTGCAGACCGGTGTGTTTTCAAGGAAAGGAACAGAACGCATTATTCGCTATGCATATGAAGAAGCCCGCAAACAGAAAAAGACATTAACAAGCATCAGTAAAGCAAATGCACTGAATTACTCCATGGTGTTCTGGGATGAGGTATTTGATGAAGTGGGGAAAGAATATCCGGATGTCAAAACTTACTCCTATTTGGTGGATGCTGCAAGTCTCTACTTTGTTCTGCAGCCGGAAAGATTTGAGATTGTCGTTACCTCCAATTTATTCGGGGACATTCTAACCGATCTGGGGGCTGCGATTACAGGGGGACTCGGGCTGGCTGCGGGAGCGAATATCAATCCTGAAAGGGAGTTTCCATCCATGTTCGAGCCTATTCACGGATCCGCACCGGACATTGCCGGGAAAGGTCTTGCCAACCCGCTGGCTGCCATCTGGTCCGTCAGCCAGATGATGGATCATTTTGGAGAACCGGCCTGGGGAAGCGCCATCCTGAAAACGATGAAAGACCTGCTTCAGCATAAGAGTTCACTAACTCCGGATCTGGGCGGAAAAGCTTCAACGGATCAGCTTGGCAATGAGTTTATGGAGCTTTTAAGCAGTTATGCTCCGGCTAAGGTTAAAAGTCCTTCCAGTGGAGTTAAATAA
- a CDS encoding class D sortase yields MRQEKSRRNREVSHRKRLLLLFFSLSLIVLGLWFTTTSVYKVGKGYISYKMNAPEREMELKKEVSAAGKVEEEEEKEVLYPDKPEVGEEIGELYIPKIKSVLPIIHGTDEDELEKGVGHYAGSVMPGEKDNSVLSGHRDTVFRRLGEVGEGDILEVTTKAGTFEYRVNKVRIVDADDRTVIVPKPRAMLTVTTCYPFDFIGDAPQRYILVAHLISKK; encoded by the coding sequence ATGAGGCAAGAGAAAAGCCGAAGGAATAGAGAAGTCAGCCACAGAAAGCGGCTGCTTCTTCTTTTCTTTAGTTTAAGCTTAATTGTGCTGGGGCTTTGGTTTACTACGACAAGCGTCTATAAAGTTGGAAAAGGGTATATCTCTTATAAGATGAATGCGCCTGAAAGAGAAATGGAGCTAAAGAAAGAAGTCTCTGCAGCAGGAAAAGTGGAAGAGGAAGAAGAAAAGGAAGTTTTATACCCGGATAAGCCGGAAGTAGGCGAGGAAATCGGTGAGCTGTACATCCCGAAAATCAAATCCGTGCTGCCGATTATCCATGGAACAGATGAAGATGAGCTTGAAAAAGGCGTAGGGCATTATGCCGGCAGTGTAATGCCGGGGGAAAAAGATAACTCTGTCCTTTCCGGTCATAGAGATACGGTCTTCAGAAGGCTGGGTGAAGTAGGCGAAGGAGATATTCTGGAAGTAACGACAAAGGCCGGAACCTTTGAGTACCGTGTCAATAAAGTGCGGATTGTGGATGCGGACGACAGGACGGTAATTGTCCCTAAACCGCGTGCTATGCTGACGGTTACAACCTGCTACCCATTTGATTTTATTGGTGATGCACCACAAAGATACATTCTGGTTGCCCATCTCATATCCAAAAAGTAA
- a CDS encoding tetratricopeptide repeat protein, with product MEANALIQPTFAERFTGLPPHTTREYELKLTKVAETLSETEYNEWTLYLENSMNSEQNPSILFSIFVVLSTYARRMKNISHFKEIVDRFGERFIEYPLYPHILSLLYKEIGTAEAIEQAVTFAKEASQKLPNQVGVLHNYAEAIIHARENGMMITEEELQDAGQIINRVIHLTPRYAKFYCTRGRILAAMGRFSEAKEAIRRAIDMEESEKRLCHSD from the coding sequence ATGGAAGCAAATGCTCTCATCCAGCCCACTTTTGCCGAGCGATTTACCGGTCTTCCTCCCCATACAACAAGGGAGTATGAACTTAAGCTCACAAAGGTGGCTGAAACATTGAGTGAAACCGAATACAATGAATGGACTTTATATCTTGAAAACAGCATGAACTCGGAGCAGAATCCCTCCATACTTTTTTCCATATTTGTCGTTTTATCTACATATGCACGAAGAATGAAAAACATAAGCCACTTTAAGGAAATCGTCGACAGGTTTGGCGAAAGATTTATTGAGTATCCTTTATACCCGCATATTCTTTCCCTTTTATATAAGGAAATCGGAACCGCTGAAGCGATCGAACAGGCTGTGACTTTTGCCAAAGAAGCCTCACAAAAGTTGCCGAATCAGGTAGGCGTCCTTCATAATTATGCTGAGGCCATTATTCATGCGAGAGAGAACGGAATGATGATTACCGAGGAAGAATTACAGGATGCAGGACAAATCATCAATCGTGTTATTCATTTAACGCCACGATATGCCAAGTTCTATTGTACAAGAGGAAGAATACTTGCTGCGATGGGAAGGTTCAGCGAAGCAAAGGAAGCGATCCGAAGAGCCATAGATATGGAGGAATCCGAAAAAAGATTATGCCATTCGGATTAA
- a CDS encoding processed acidic surface protein: MRKLGVVLSVLVLIFSLFSPAASAQSPEFEEEFKQYLSDISAIRGFEVTKEDIEMVLSMYDETIEDYDSVQELSESLGEVIKADLSNIQYIYDDYELNEESLRSLLAEFGEELEDYIFVGDLEESVFFYTKDEIVDEDMILELLEVFKAEFDLTDEEIERLKNHLISIEDDLLSPETMARMEELSYRMMAIGEFDETGELSSEQVEELLSIFDELLSIYQVKAEYTLITKGTEKNLTLLELVNMKELINAKLKISIYNLAGDFLADIIITGEMFDSDLIKETGKDITNAAEKVEKVKKPSSENKTVKGGKLPNTASNNLIYGVLGLLGIMVGMTLFRRVRER, translated from the coding sequence ATGAGGAAATTAGGCGTTGTTCTATCAGTTTTAGTCTTAATTTTCAGTTTGTTCAGCCCTGCCGCTTCAGCTCAGAGTCCGGAATTTGAGGAAGAATTTAAGCAGTATTTAAGTGACATTAGCGCAATCAGGGGTTTTGAAGTTACGAAGGAAGACATTGAAATGGTTCTTTCCATGTATGATGAAACTATTGAAGATTATGATTCTGTACAAGAGCTTAGTGAGTCCCTTGGTGAAGTAATTAAAGCTGATTTAAGCAACATTCAATATATCTATGATGATTATGAGTTGAATGAGGAGTCTTTAAGAAGCTTGCTTGCAGAATTTGGTGAAGAACTGGAGGATTACATTTTTGTCGGTGATCTTGAGGAGAGCGTATTTTTTTATACTAAAGATGAGATTGTCGATGAAGATATGATTCTGGAACTATTAGAGGTGTTTAAAGCTGAATTTGATTTAACAGATGAAGAGATTGAGAGATTGAAGAATCATCTCATTTCGATAGAGGATGACCTTTTGAGCCCTGAAACCATGGCCCGGATGGAGGAATTATCTTATCGGATGATGGCTATTGGAGAGTTCGATGAGACAGGGGAACTGAGTTCAGAACAAGTAGAGGAATTGCTGTCAATTTTTGATGAACTGCTTTCCATTTATCAGGTAAAAGCAGAGTATACTCTTATCACTAAAGGTACTGAAAAGAACCTGACTCTTCTTGAATTAGTAAATATGAAGGAATTGATCAATGCCAAGCTGAAAATCAGTATTTATAATCTGGCAGGCGATTTCCTGGCAGATATCATCATCACAGGTGAAATGTTTGATTCAGATTTAATTAAAGAAACAGGCAAGGATATTACAAATGCAGCGGAAAAAGTGGAAAAGGTGAAAAAGCCTTCCTCTGAAAATAAAACAGTAAAAGGCGGAAAGCTCCCAAATACAGCTTCCAACAATCTTATATATGGGGTTCTTGGACTGCTCGGGATTATGGTCGGCATGACATTATTCCGCAGAGTAAGGGAAAGATAA
- a CDS encoding PaaI family thioesterase: MTPEHLKKVITDFESSPFWNFIGLELRELREGHVLLALPLQKEFINVRNSVHGGIYASILDTAMGMAGRSLGYDEVATLHLNIQYLKSVMDGTVYSEAEIVHQNRSTVLIEGRLKNEDGELIGHCTGTFKLSKGEKG; the protein is encoded by the coding sequence ATGACACCAGAACATTTGAAGAAAGTCATAACAGATTTTGAAAGCAGCCCATTCTGGAACTTTATCGGATTGGAATTAAGGGAATTAAGAGAAGGGCATGTTCTATTAGCCCTTCCCCTCCAGAAGGAGTTCATAAATGTAAGAAATTCTGTCCACGGCGGCATCTATGCATCCATACTGGATACAGCAATGGGCATGGCAGGCAGGTCTCTGGGATATGATGAGGTTGCGACACTCCATCTAAACATTCAATATCTTAAGTCTGTGATGGACGGTACGGTTTACTCCGAGGCAGAGATTGTTCATCAAAATCGCAGCACGGTATTGATTGAAGGCAGGCTAAAGAATGAAGACGGTGAACTGATTGGACATTGCACCGGAACCTTTAAGCTATCAAAAGGTGAAAAGGGATGA
- a CDS encoding peptidoglycan D,D-transpeptidase FtsI family protein: MGVVPEQMEGQKEQTIKGLSSALGISEEQINKSLNADWVQPGYFVPIKKVSPDDKATLDKAFALKGVVKQDIKGRIYPFGEASAHLVGYVGPITADELKKNEGKGYSSTDIIGKRGLEQVLEERLKGTNGVKIGITKKDGSEVVLSEKPVENGETIELTIDITLQKHLYEELKGSPGTSAAIDPVTGDTLALVSSPSFDPNEASLGFTAEEWKQLEENKDMPLMNRFKQTYAPGSVMKPITGAVGLSEGTLTLDETIQVKGLKWQKSKSWGSYQVTRVKDPNGPVDFEKAMMYSDNIYFAKEALDLGKEKFSAGLKKFGFEEEVPFPFPIEQSQIGGLDSEIKLADSGYGQGEVEMSILHLAASYTPIVNKGSLIKPVLMGEEEKNQVWKENIISEETANTVETAITKVVQEPSGTAHSANMKDYPLAGKTGTAELKRSAEEKGQENGLFVAYNPGAPKLLIAMMIEGVEDKGGSKVVVEKVKKVFEKNKDRF, from the coding sequence ATTGGTGTTGTTCCTGAGCAGATGGAAGGCCAAAAGGAGCAGACAATTAAAGGTCTCTCATCCGCCTTGGGCATCTCAGAAGAGCAAATCAACAAGAGCCTGAATGCAGACTGGGTACAGCCAGGATACTTTGTTCCAATTAAAAAAGTCTCCCCGGATGACAAGGCAACACTAGATAAAGCGTTTGCTCTGAAAGGTGTTGTGAAACAGGATATAAAAGGAAGAATCTATCCTTTCGGTGAGGCATCAGCTCATTTGGTTGGCTATGTAGGCCCCATTACAGCTGATGAACTAAAGAAGAATGAAGGGAAAGGATATTCCTCCACTGATATCATTGGAAAAAGAGGACTGGAACAAGTACTTGAAGAACGGCTGAAGGGAACAAACGGTGTCAAAATTGGCATCACAAAGAAAGATGGTTCTGAGGTTGTGTTATCAGAAAAACCTGTGGAAAATGGCGAAACAATTGAGCTGACAATCGACATCACTCTCCAGAAGCATCTATATGAAGAACTGAAGGGAAGTCCGGGAACTTCTGCTGCAATTGATCCGGTTACAGGTGATACGCTTGCTTTAGTCAGCAGTCCAAGTTTCGACCCGAATGAGGCTTCGCTGGGCTTTACCGCTGAGGAGTGGAAGCAGCTTGAAGAGAACAAGGATATGCCACTCATGAACCGATTCAAGCAAACCTATGCTCCAGGTTCTGTGATGAAGCCAATCACAGGAGCTGTTGGACTATCCGAAGGGACACTGACACTTGATGAAACCATTCAAGTGAAAGGACTTAAATGGCAAAAGAGCAAATCATGGGGCAGCTATCAGGTAACACGTGTTAAGGATCCGAACGGGCCTGTTGATTTTGAAAAAGCCATGATGTACTCAGATAACATCTATTTCGCTAAAGAGGCACTTGATCTTGGAAAAGAGAAATTCTCTGCGGGCTTAAAGAAGTTTGGCTTTGAAGAAGAGGTTCCTTTCCCATTCCCGATCGAACAATCCCAGATTGGCGGTCTGGACAGTGAAATCAAACTGGCAGATTCAGGCTATGGACAGGGAGAAGTGGAGATGAGCATCCTTCATCTGGCAGCATCCTATACGCCTATTGTCAATAAAGGCTCTCTCATAAAGCCGGTATTAATGGGAGAGGAAGAAAAGAATCAGGTGTGGAAAGAAAATATTATCAGTGAGGAAACAGCCAATACTGTAGAAACGGCCATCACCAAAGTGGTTCAGGAGCCTTCCGGAACAGCTCACTCTGCGAATATGAAGGATTACCCGCTTGCCGGAAAAACAGGCACAGCCGAGCTGAAAAGAAGTGCAGAGGAAAAAGGACAGGAAAACGGCCTGTTTGTTGCCTATAATCCAGGGGCACCTAAACTGCTGATTGCAATGATGATAGAAGGCGTTGAAGATAAAGGCGGTTCAAAGGTTGTTGTGGAAAAGGTAAAGAAGGTATTTGAAAAAAATAAAGATCGATTTTAA
- a CDS encoding NAD(P)H-dependent flavin oxidoreductase translates to MMHTAITEMFNIRYPIIQGGLQGLGTSPLVSAVSNAGGLGLITAGSFSSKEEMLEDIESARKLTSKPFGVNIALGIRKPMDEYVEGAIEARVPVVFTSGNNPEKYMESLKANGIKVVHVVPSVRFAKKAESIGCDAVVVVGYECGGHPGKEDVTSLTLIQKAVKELSIPVIAAGGFSTGKSALAAFALGAQGVQMGTRFLASRETALHESIKDKLIKLQETDTVLVKKSIGKAMRVMKTDRALELLKKEEDGAVLEEIFPFISGESYMELIKNGNEHSGVISLGQTIGLIDEIKKTEEIIKDIVQEYEQQLECLYRNLNR, encoded by the coding sequence ATGATGCACACAGCTATTACAGAGATGTTTAACATCCGCTATCCCATTATCCAGGGAGGGCTTCAAGGACTTGGAACATCCCCGCTTGTGTCCGCCGTATCGAATGCAGGCGGACTCGGCCTGATAACAGCTGGAAGCTTTTCGTCCAAGGAAGAAATGCTGGAGGATATTGAGTCGGCAAGAAAGCTCACCTCCAAACCATTTGGTGTAAATATCGCTCTTGGAATCCGCAAGCCAATGGATGAATATGTGGAAGGGGCAATCGAAGCCCGTGTTCCCGTTGTTTTCACCTCAGGAAATAACCCCGAGAAGTATATGGAGAGCCTTAAAGCAAACGGAATAAAAGTCGTTCATGTCGTGCCTTCAGTAAGATTTGCCAAAAAAGCAGAATCGATTGGCTGCGACGCAGTGGTCGTGGTTGGATATGAGTGCGGGGGCCATCCGGGCAAAGAGGATGTAACCAGCCTTACCTTGATTCAAAAGGCTGTAAAGGAGCTTTCGATACCTGTCATTGCAGCAGGAGGGTTTTCAACAGGAAAATCTGCTCTTGCTGCTTTTGCTTTAGGGGCACAAGGTGTGCAGATGGGAACAAGGTTTTTGGCTTCCAGGGAAACAGCACTCCATGAGTCGATCAAAGACAAATTGATAAAGCTTCAGGAAACAGATACCGTGCTTGTGAAAAAATCAATCGGGAAAGCCATGAGAGTGATGAAAACAGACCGTGCGCTGGAGCTGCTGAAAAAGGAAGAAGACGGAGCAGTTTTAGAGGAGATCTTTCCATTTATAAGCGGTGAATCCTATATGGAATTAATTAAAAATGGCAATGAACATTCCGGTGTCATCTCATTAGGGCAGACCATCGGATTAATAGATGAAATAAAAAAGACAGAAGAGATTATCAAGGATATTGTGCAGGAATACGAACAGCAGCTTGAATGTTTGTACAGGAATTTGAATAGATAG
- a CDS encoding helix-turn-helix domain-containing protein → MNLSEYLIGDSLQSFRQYKGLSVKELAEGICSEEELISFEREKAYPSLETLNQLANKMNIDLTYFFNIASKSTINYSTAVMQIINKHKRNWNYQAIYEIVQKELDNPIFQPVMLKQFLVWHQGICVFYLENDFDKAIQILHGALDLTNEKRVNLTEREVEILASIAILYKDMNHYKEAISLFKKALNDLEKLPHILESRGKVRILFGLSQALTEVREFQESLVYCQKGIDICIHEEIQYLFANLHYQSGENHIKLGNKEKGIEFLQKAIYILQLQKNDKFIQIVESEMEKLLNRC, encoded by the coding sequence ATGAATTTAAGTGAGTATTTAATTGGCGACAGCTTACAATCTTTTCGTCAGTATAAAGGGTTAAGTGTTAAGGAGCTTGCAGAGGGAATATGTTCAGAGGAAGAACTTATTTCTTTTGAGAGAGAGAAAGCGTATCCAAGTCTGGAAACGCTGAATCAATTAGCAAATAAAATGAATATTGATCTTACGTACTTCTTTAATATTGCCTCGAAGTCTACCATAAATTATTCTACAGCTGTTATGCAAATTATTAATAAGCACAAGCGGAATTGGAATTATCAGGCCATCTATGAAATTGTGCAAAAGGAACTGGATAATCCCATTTTTCAGCCTGTCATGCTGAAGCAATTCCTAGTCTGGCATCAGGGGATCTGTGTTTTTTATCTTGAAAATGATTTTGATAAAGCGATCCAAATATTGCATGGCGCTTTAGATCTTACAAATGAAAAAAGGGTCAACTTAACGGAAAGAGAAGTCGAAATACTAGCAAGCATCGCTATTTTATATAAAGATATGAATCATTATAAGGAAGCCATATCGTTGTTCAAAAAGGCACTTAATGATTTGGAAAAGCTGCCGCATATCCTTGAGAGCAGAGGGAAAGTCAGGATTCTATTCGGCTTATCCCAGGCCTTGACAGAGGTCCGTGAATTCCAGGAATCGCTGGTGTATTGCCAAAAGGGAATTGATATTTGCATACATGAAGAAATCCAATATTTGTTTGCCAACCTGCACTATCAAAGCGGAGAGAATCATATAAAACTTGGCAATAAAGAAAAGGGAATTGAGTTTCTTCAAAAAGCTATTTATATCCTGCAGCTGCAGAAAAATGATAAATTCATCCAAATTGTTGAATCGGAAATGGAAAAATTACTCAATAGATGTTAA
- a CDS encoding NTF2-like N-terminal transpeptidase domain-containing protein — MKRWLVLLISILFLALLSGCNKDVKPQDRFAQYVEHWNKQEFDKMYEFLSKSAKESISKKDFVNRYEKVYKDLEISKLKVTYKPDMEKEYKKEEKAALPFSASMDSAAGKIEFTHDASLVKEEKEDEKSWFVAWDTTYIFPELGPEDKISYSTVPAQRGI; from the coding sequence ATGAAAAGATGGTTGGTTTTACTTATTTCTATTCTATTCCTGGCATTGCTGAGCGGCTGCAATAAAGATGTTAAGCCTCAAGACCGTTTTGCCCAGTATGTTGAGCATTGGAATAAGCAAGAGTTCGATAAAATGTATGAGTTTCTGTCAAAAAGCGCTAAAGAGTCTATCAGCAAGAAGGACTTTGTAAACCGCTATGAGAAGGTATATAAAGATTTAGAGATTAGCAAGTTGAAAGTTACATATAAACCAGATATGGAAAAAGAATATAAGAAGGAAGAAAAGGCTGCTCTTCCATTTTCAGCTTCCATGGATAGCGCAGCAGGAAAAATTGAATTCACTCATGACGCCAGCCTGGTGAAGGAAGAAAAAGAGGATGAGAAGAGCTGGTTTGTTGCTTGGGATACAACTTATATTTTCCCGGAGCTTGGACCTGAGGATAAAATCAGCTACAGCACCGTTCCGGCACAGCGGGGGATATAG
- a CDS encoding C40 family peptidase, protein MKKQMVSIAAAAMLSSAFASQASADTYTVKKGDTLYHLAIKYKTTVTDIKKANNLSSDFLSINQKLEIPGAAEKPESNQPSGGNTAPAPANTAKSYTVKSGDTLSKIALNHNISLKDLMSWNGLSTHLIYPGQVFKVSKSAGNTSGDSQGQTGSAPAPSSPANGGSSEVYVVKKGDTLGGIAARYKTTVQQIKAWNKLSSDLILIGQKLNLSADKDSNESVSSGKPGNNEQTSGAAASVLAEAQKHVGVPYQWGGQTPSGFDCSGFIYYVLKQTGSKMGRYSSEGYYSRSFYVNTPQPGDLVFFENTYKKGISHLGFYVGNNKFIHAGSSGVEVSSLDNSYWKSHFDGFKRFY, encoded by the coding sequence GTGAAAAAACAGATGGTTTCAATTGCTGCTGCAGCAATGCTTTCTTCTGCCTTTGCCTCTCAGGCTTCCGCCGATACATACACAGTTAAAAAAGGAGATACCCTGTATCATCTGGCTATTAAATACAAAACGACTGTTACGGATATTAAAAAAGCCAATAACTTAAGTTCTGATTTTCTATCAATCAATCAAAAACTCGAAATACCAGGGGCAGCAGAGAAGCCTGAATCCAATCAGCCATCAGGCGGAAACACAGCACCTGCACCAGCTAATACAGCCAAAAGCTATACCGTTAAAAGCGGGGATACTCTATCTAAAATTGCCTTAAATCATAATATTAGTCTAAAAGATTTAATGAGCTGGAATGGCCTTAGCACACACTTAATCTACCCAGGACAAGTCTTTAAGGTTTCAAAGTCTGCTGGTAACACTTCAGGAGATTCCCAAGGGCAGACAGGTTCAGCACCTGCACCGTCAAGCCCTGCAAATGGCGGCAGTTCTGAGGTATATGTAGTTAAAAAAGGGGATACTCTAGGCGGCATTGCTGCTAGGTATAAAACTACTGTTCAACAGATTAAAGCGTGGAATAAACTAAGTTCTGATTTAATTCTGATCGGACAAAAGCTAAACTTAAGTGCAGACAAGGATTCAAATGAATCTGTTTCCAGCGGGAAGCCAGGAAATAATGAGCAGACAAGCGGAGCAGCAGCATCGGTTCTTGCCGAAGCCCAAAAGCATGTAGGTGTTCCATACCAATGGGGCGGCCAAACACCTTCAGGCTTTGACTGCAGCGGATTCATCTATTATGTCCTAAAACAGACAGGCTCCAAAATGGGACGCTACTCTTCAGAAGGCTACTACAGCCGCTCTTTTTATGTGAATACGCCTCAGCCTGGCGATTTAGTATTTTTCGAGAATACATATAAGAAAGGCATTTCTCACTTAGGTTTCTATGTAGGAAATAATAAATTTATCCACGCTGGCTCATCAGGCGTTGAAGTTTCCAGTCTGGATAATTCGTATTGGAAGAGCCATTTTGATGGATTTAAACGTTTTTACTAG